The following are encoded in a window of Streptomyces sp. SAT1 genomic DNA:
- the pepN gene encoding aminopeptidase N, which yields MACMSVLTRDEAQTRAQLLDVHHYHVDLDLTVGEETFDSRTLIRFSVRTGQDGTDTFVELKPAELRSATLDGQPLDPARLDGNRLPLTDLAPGEHELRVDAAMRYSRTGEGMHRFTDPSDGETYVYTQLFMEDVQRVFAAFDQPDLKAVFDLTVKAPEGWTVLTNGIAEHTGGGAWKAATTPPLSTYLVAVAAGPWHSVRAEHRGLPFGIHCRRSLAPHLDADADEILDVTRACFDRYHEKFEEPYPFDSYDQAFVPEFNAGAMENPGLVTFRDEFVYRSAVTDTERQTRAMVIAHEMAHMWFGDLVTLRWWDDIWLNESFAEYMGYQTTAEATRFTGTWTEFGLSRKSWGYDADQRPSTHPVAPEAVDDTASALLNFDGISYAKGASALRQLVAWLGEKDFLAGINTHFRRHRFGNATLADFIDSLASATDRDVHAWAQAWLRTTGVDTLVPTVRADHGNWHLDIAHRGSSGTWSAPDPAKDRDGLKHAGSLTPGGGTRPHRITIGVYDHDLHDAGRLTLRTRVEADVPATGDAGISSGGPRPALLLLNDGDLTYAKIRFDAESFRTVRENLSGLPDPLSRTVVWNALRDAVRDGELAPGVYLETARAHLPRESDLALVEAVLSFARVHIADRCLAPEQRPAALATLASVCRDLIRRTEDGDHPGLRLIAVRHFIDVAAHPDTIAAWLADGTVPGGPELDPELRWRVLARLAVLGATDESAIAAELERDPSASGREGAARCRAALPDPDAKRAAWAAMFASDDLSNYLFTATAQGFWQPEQADLVAPYVARYYADAVALSARRGPAIAAAAGRYAFPAHAVDAEHLRLGRACLREDDPIPALRRKLDDQLDDLARALRVREAGRTGERTEQGEPGEPEETAVRSGA from the coding sequence ATGGCGTGCATGTCCGTACTCACGCGCGACGAAGCGCAGACCCGTGCCCAGCTCCTCGATGTCCACCACTACCACGTCGACCTCGACCTGACCGTCGGGGAGGAGACCTTCGACTCCCGCACCCTGATCCGGTTCTCCGTACGCACCGGCCAGGACGGCACGGACACCTTCGTCGAGCTCAAGCCCGCCGAACTGCGCTCCGCCACCCTCGACGGACAGCCCCTCGACCCGGCCCGCCTCGACGGGAACCGCCTGCCGCTGACGGACCTCGCCCCCGGCGAGCACGAACTGCGCGTCGACGCCGCCATGCGCTACTCCCGCACCGGCGAGGGCATGCACCGCTTCACCGACCCCTCCGACGGCGAGACCTACGTCTACACCCAGCTGTTCATGGAGGACGTGCAGCGCGTCTTCGCCGCCTTCGACCAGCCCGACCTCAAGGCCGTCTTCGACCTCACCGTCAAGGCCCCCGAGGGCTGGACCGTCCTCACCAACGGCATCGCCGAACACACCGGCGGCGGCGCCTGGAAGGCCGCCACCACCCCGCCGCTGTCCACCTACCTCGTCGCCGTCGCCGCCGGCCCCTGGCACTCGGTGCGCGCCGAACACCGCGGTCTGCCCTTCGGCATCCACTGCCGCCGCTCCCTCGCCCCCCACCTGGACGCCGACGCCGACGAGATCCTCGACGTCACCCGCGCCTGCTTCGACCGCTACCACGAGAAGTTCGAGGAGCCCTACCCCTTCGACTCCTACGACCAGGCGTTCGTCCCCGAGTTCAACGCGGGCGCCATGGAGAACCCCGGCCTCGTCACCTTCCGCGACGAGTTCGTCTACCGCTCCGCCGTCACCGACACCGAGCGGCAGACCCGCGCCATGGTCATCGCCCACGAGATGGCCCACATGTGGTTCGGCGACCTCGTCACCCTGCGGTGGTGGGACGACATCTGGCTCAACGAGTCCTTCGCCGAGTACATGGGCTACCAGACCACCGCCGAGGCCACCCGCTTCACCGGCACCTGGACCGAGTTCGGCCTCTCCCGCAAGTCCTGGGGCTACGACGCCGACCAGCGCCCCTCCACCCACCCCGTCGCCCCCGAGGCCGTCGACGACACCGCCTCCGCGCTGCTGAACTTCGACGGCATCTCCTACGCCAAGGGCGCCTCCGCGCTGCGCCAGCTCGTCGCCTGGCTCGGCGAGAAGGACTTCCTCGCCGGCATCAACACCCACTTCCGGCGCCACCGGTTCGGCAACGCCACCCTCGCCGACTTCATCGACTCGCTGGCCTCCGCCACCGACCGCGACGTCCACGCCTGGGCCCAGGCATGGCTGCGCACCACCGGCGTCGACACCCTCGTCCCCACCGTGCGCGCCGACCACGGCAACTGGCACCTCGACATCGCGCACCGGGGCAGCTCCGGCACCTGGTCCGCGCCGGATCCCGCCAAGGACCGGGACGGCCTCAAGCACGCCGGGAGCCTCACACCCGGGGGCGGCACCCGGCCGCACCGCATCACCATCGGCGTCTACGACCACGACCTCCACGACGCCGGCCGGCTGACCCTGCGCACCCGCGTGGAAGCCGACGTGCCCGCCACCGGCGACGCCGGCATCAGCAGCGGCGGCCCGCGCCCCGCGCTGCTCCTCCTCAACGACGGCGACCTCACCTACGCCAAGATCCGCTTCGACGCCGAGTCCTTCCGCACCGTCCGCGAGAACCTGTCGGGCCTGCCCGACCCGCTGAGCCGCACCGTCGTCTGGAACGCCCTGCGCGACGCCGTGCGCGACGGCGAACTGGCCCCCGGCGTCTATCTGGAGACCGCGCGCGCCCACCTGCCGCGCGAGAGCGACCTCGCCCTCGTCGAGGCCGTGCTCTCCTTCGCCCGCGTCCACATCGCCGACCGCTGCCTCGCCCCCGAGCAGCGGCCCGCCGCCCTCGCCACGCTCGCCTCCGTGTGCCGCGACCTGATCCGCCGCACCGAGGACGGCGACCACCCCGGCCTGCGCCTCATCGCCGTACGCCACTTCATCGACGTCGCCGCCCACCCCGACACCATCGCCGCCTGGCTCGCCGACGGCACCGTCCCCGGCGGCCCCGAACTCGACCCCGAGCTGCGCTGGCGCGTCCTCGCCCGGCTCGCCGTCCTCGGCGCCACCGACGAGTCCGCCATCGCCGCCGAACTGGAGCGCGACCCGTCCGCCAGCGGCCGGGAGGGCGCCGCCCGTTGCCGCGCCGCGCTGCCCGACCCGGACGCCAAACGGGCCGCCTGGGCGGCGATGTTCGCCTCCGACGACCTCTCCAACTACCTGTTCACCGCCACCGCCCAGGGCTTCTGGCAGCCCGAACAGGCCGACCTCGTCGCCCCGTACGTGGCCCGCTACTACGCGGACGCCGTCGCCCTCTCCGCCCGCCGCGGTCCCGCCATCGCCGCGGCCGCCGGACGCTACGCCTTCCCCGCCCACGCCGTCGACGCCGAGCACCTGCGCCTCGGCCGGGCCTGCCTGCGCGAGGACGACCCGATCCCGGCGCTGCGCCGCAAGCTCGACGACCAACTCGACGACCTGGCACGGGCGCTGCGCGTCCGCGAGGCCGGGCGGACGGGGGAGCGGACGGAGCAGGGGGAGCCCGGCGAGCCGGAGGAGACGGCGGTGCGCTCGGGGGCGTAG